A single region of the Manihot esculenta cultivar AM560-2 chromosome 12, M.esculenta_v8, whole genome shotgun sequence genome encodes:
- the LOC110607209 gene encoding putative ubiquitin-conjugating enzyme E2 38 isoform X2, with the protein MDFDMDDQVSNPKKLKHNEVVDVMGVDSNLYPSDVSSHEKAHAFSKGKSKVDYDDTWAHQIMDVSSCDHGISTSIAGSLDSIDHIKSSTPEPINLNNINSSNSDLSYHEDEICDDDGDYVDDNSDYANDDYLYEDDYLAIQSQFDNVDLPPGVEASLPWMKDPAPSAIVNAGTSNSSIAGLFESKGKDTVLGSAETKRTAESSFNEEVIDNEENGIMHKFKNFKQFDTVEDFSDHHYSRMGFSGQQPKSWAKRIQEEWKILEKDLPDTISVRVYEARMELLRAVIVGPAGTPYHDGLFVFDCLFPPTYPDIPPSVYYYSGGLRLNPNLYECGKVCLSLLGTWSGRQNEMWIPGTSTMLQVLVSIQALILNAKPFFNEPGYESSYVGAEGDRRSRKYSEDVFILSLKTMMYTLRRPPKYFEDYVIGHFHSRARDILVACKAYVDGATVGSVKVKDGVAEIDNEDRNASSEFKVTLRKMINVLITNFTRFGSIECEQFRLDD; encoded by the exons ATGGATTTCGACATGGACGATCAAGTCTCGAACCCCAAGAAACTCAAGCACAACGAG GTTGTTGATGTGATGGGTGTTGACAGCAACCTATATCCCTCTGATGTTTCGAGTCATGAAAAAGCTCATGCATTTTCCAAGGGAAAATCAAAAGTAGATTATGATGATACATGGGCACATCAGATTATG GATGTTTCATCTTGTGATCATGGGATTTCTACTAGTATAGCAGGATCTTTGGACAGCATTGATCATATAAAGAGTTCCACTCCTGAACCAATTAATTTAAACAATATCAACAGTTCCAATTCTGACTTGTCATATCATGAAGATGAAATTTGTGATGATGATGGTGATTATGTTGATGATAATTCTGATTATGCCAATGATGACTATTTGTATGAAGATGATTATTTGGCTATCCAATCTCAATTCGATAATGTGGATCTTCCACCTGGAGTAGAGGCATCACTTCCTTGGATGAAAGATCCTGCTCCTTCTGCAATTGTCAATGCTGGTACAAGCAATTCATCTATTGCAGGTCTTTTTGAAAGCAAGGGAAAGGATACTGTATTAGGTAGTGCTGAAACAAAAAGGACAGCAGAGTCAAGCTTTAATGAGGAAGTCATAGACAATGAAGAAAATGGTATTATGCATAAATTTAAGAACTTCAAACAATTTGATACTGTGGAAGATTTCTCGGATCATCACTACAGCCGTATGGGCTTCTCAGGACAGCAG CCCAAAAGTTGGGCAAAGAGAATTCAAGAGGAATGGAAAATTCTGGAGAAGGACCTACCAG ATACAATTTCTGTTAGAGTTTATGAAGCGCGGATGGAACTTTTGAGGGCTGTCATTGTGGGACCTGCTGGTACTCCTTATCATGATGGCCTTTTTGTCTTTGACTGTCTCTTCCCCCCCACATATCCTGATATACCCCCA TCGGTCTACTACTATTCAGGCGGACTTCGATTGAATCCAAATTTGTATGAATGTGGTAAAGTATGCCTCAGCCTTTTGGGAACCTGGAGCGGAAGACAGAATGAAATGTGGATCCCGGGGACATCAACCATGCTTCAAGTTCTGGTTTCTATTCAAGCTCTCATTCTTAATGCAAAACCCTTCTTCAATGAGCCTGGATATGAATCATCTTATGTTGGGGCAGAAGGAGATAGAAGATCCAGGAAGTACAGTGAGGATGTATTTATCTTATCTTTGAAGACAATGATGTACACACTTCGGAGACCGCCTAAG TATTTTGAAGATTATGTCATTGGTCATTTTCACTCGCGTGCACGTGATATTCTGGTAGCATGTAAAGCTTATGTGGATGGCGCTACAGTGGGTTCAGTTAAAGTTAAAGATGGAGTAGCTGAAATCGATAACGAGGACCGGAATGCCTCCAGTGAATTTAAAGTAACATTAAGAAAGATGATAAATGTTCTTATTACAAACTTCACTAGATTTGGGTCAATAGAATGCGAGCAGTTTCGACTTGATgactaa
- the LOC110607212 gene encoding MLP-like protein 423: MKRLEGEVVLKIPAEKAWEMYRDDEIISKINPEMLALAQYVEGDGSPGSLRLFKLGPAICNYVKESMEKIEKVEKGRSVTYSVIGGELKKMYDPYKVTFSFTPVKGKENEQCLAAWKAEFEPLTPATPLPEKARDAAVGFLRCFDNFGRA; encoded by the exons atgaAGAGGCTTGAAGGAGAAGTGGTGCTCAAAATCCCAGCAGAAAAGGCATGGGAGATGTACAGAGACGATGAGATCATTAGCAAAATCAACCCTGAAATGCTTGCCCTCGCTCAATATGTTGAAGGAGATGGCAGCCCTGGAAGTCTCAGGCTTTTCAAGCTTGGCCCTg CCATATGTAACTATGTGAAGGAATCAATGGAGAAGATAGAGAAGGTAGAGAAGGGAAGATCAGTAACATACAGTGTGATAGGAGGTGAGCTTAAGAAGATGTATGATCCGTACAAGGTTACCTTCTCATTCACTCCTGTGAAAGGTAAAGAAAACGAGCAATGTTTAGCTGCATGGAAAGCCGAGTTTGAGCCATTGACTCCGGCAACCCCTCTGCCAGAGAAAGCAAGGGATGCTGCCGTCGGCTTCCTCAGGTGCTTCGACAACTTTGGGCGTGCCTAG
- the LOC110607209 gene encoding putative ubiquitin-conjugating enzyme E2 38 isoform X1, whose amino-acid sequence MDFDMDDQVSNPKKLKHNEVVDVMGVDSNLYPSDVSSHEKAHAFSKGKSKVDYDDTWAHQIMDVSSCDHGISTSIAGSLDSIDHIKSSTPEPINLNNINSSNSDLSYHEDEICDDDGDYVDDNSDYANDDYLYEDDYLAIQSQFDNVDLPPGVEASLPWMKDPAPSAIVNAGTSNSSIAGLFESKGKDTVLGSAETKRTAESSFNEEVIDNEENGIMHKFKNFKQFDTVEDFSDHHYSRMGFSGQQQPKSWAKRIQEEWKILEKDLPDTISVRVYEARMELLRAVIVGPAGTPYHDGLFVFDCLFPPTYPDIPPSVYYYSGGLRLNPNLYECGKVCLSLLGTWSGRQNEMWIPGTSTMLQVLVSIQALILNAKPFFNEPGYESSYVGAEGDRRSRKYSEDVFILSLKTMMYTLRRPPKYFEDYVIGHFHSRARDILVACKAYVDGATVGSVKVKDGVAEIDNEDRNASSEFKVTLRKMINVLITNFTRFGSIECEQFRLDD is encoded by the exons ATGGATTTCGACATGGACGATCAAGTCTCGAACCCCAAGAAACTCAAGCACAACGAG GTTGTTGATGTGATGGGTGTTGACAGCAACCTATATCCCTCTGATGTTTCGAGTCATGAAAAAGCTCATGCATTTTCCAAGGGAAAATCAAAAGTAGATTATGATGATACATGGGCACATCAGATTATG GATGTTTCATCTTGTGATCATGGGATTTCTACTAGTATAGCAGGATCTTTGGACAGCATTGATCATATAAAGAGTTCCACTCCTGAACCAATTAATTTAAACAATATCAACAGTTCCAATTCTGACTTGTCATATCATGAAGATGAAATTTGTGATGATGATGGTGATTATGTTGATGATAATTCTGATTATGCCAATGATGACTATTTGTATGAAGATGATTATTTGGCTATCCAATCTCAATTCGATAATGTGGATCTTCCACCTGGAGTAGAGGCATCACTTCCTTGGATGAAAGATCCTGCTCCTTCTGCAATTGTCAATGCTGGTACAAGCAATTCATCTATTGCAGGTCTTTTTGAAAGCAAGGGAAAGGATACTGTATTAGGTAGTGCTGAAACAAAAAGGACAGCAGAGTCAAGCTTTAATGAGGAAGTCATAGACAATGAAGAAAATGGTATTATGCATAAATTTAAGAACTTCAAACAATTTGATACTGTGGAAGATTTCTCGGATCATCACTACAGCCGTATGGGCTTCTCAGGACAGCAG CAGCCCAAAAGTTGGGCAAAGAGAATTCAAGAGGAATGGAAAATTCTGGAGAAGGACCTACCAG ATACAATTTCTGTTAGAGTTTATGAAGCGCGGATGGAACTTTTGAGGGCTGTCATTGTGGGACCTGCTGGTACTCCTTATCATGATGGCCTTTTTGTCTTTGACTGTCTCTTCCCCCCCACATATCCTGATATACCCCCA TCGGTCTACTACTATTCAGGCGGACTTCGATTGAATCCAAATTTGTATGAATGTGGTAAAGTATGCCTCAGCCTTTTGGGAACCTGGAGCGGAAGACAGAATGAAATGTGGATCCCGGGGACATCAACCATGCTTCAAGTTCTGGTTTCTATTCAAGCTCTCATTCTTAATGCAAAACCCTTCTTCAATGAGCCTGGATATGAATCATCTTATGTTGGGGCAGAAGGAGATAGAAGATCCAGGAAGTACAGTGAGGATGTATTTATCTTATCTTTGAAGACAATGATGTACACACTTCGGAGACCGCCTAAG TATTTTGAAGATTATGTCATTGGTCATTTTCACTCGCGTGCACGTGATATTCTGGTAGCATGTAAAGCTTATGTGGATGGCGCTACAGTGGGTTCAGTTAAAGTTAAAGATGGAGTAGCTGAAATCGATAACGAGGACCGGAATGCCTCCAGTGAATTTAAAGTAACATTAAGAAAGATGATAAATGTTCTTATTACAAACTTCACTAGATTTGGGTCAATAGAATGCGAGCAGTTTCGACTTGATgactaa